The proteins below come from a single Holdemania massiliensis genomic window:
- the udp gene encoding uridine phosphorylase: protein MIDYTEGSGRQYHIGVAKGEVGRYVLLPGDPKRCAKIAAHFDNPVLIADSREFVTYTGELDGVKVSVTSTGIGGASASIAMEELHVCGADTFIRVGTCGGMDLDVKGGDLVIATGAVRFEGTSKEYAPIEYPAVADFQIVNALAHSAEKLSLPYHVGVVQCKDAFYGQHKPEELPNHEELLRKWDAWVRMGCLASEMESAALFIVGGYLRCRVGSVFLTVANQQREKAGLENIQHHDTEAPIRAAIEALRELIKADQKR from the coding sequence ATGATTGATTATACAGAAGGCTCAGGCAGACAATACCACATTGGTGTTGCGAAAGGCGAGGTCGGCCGTTATGTTTTGCTGCCGGGTGATCCAAAACGTTGTGCTAAGATCGCAGCCCACTTCGACAATCCAGTATTGATTGCAGATTCACGCGAATTTGTTACCTATACCGGCGAATTGGATGGGGTAAAGGTCAGTGTCACCTCAACCGGAATCGGCGGAGCTTCGGCTTCGATTGCGATGGAAGAACTGCATGTCTGCGGTGCAGACACCTTCATCCGCGTGGGTACCTGCGGCGGCATGGATCTGGATGTAAAAGGCGGCGATCTGGTGATCGCTACCGGAGCTGTCCGTTTTGAAGGGACAAGCAAAGAATATGCGCCAATTGAATACCCCGCTGTTGCTGATTTTCAGATCGTCAACGCTCTGGCTCACAGTGCAGAAAAGCTCAGCCTGCCTTATCATGTCGGCGTTGTCCAATGCAAGGATGCCTTTTATGGTCAGCACAAACCGGAAGAATTGCCGAACCATGAAGAACTGCTGCGCAAATGGGATGCCTGGGTTCGGATGGGCTGCTTAGCCAGCGAAATGGAATCAGCGGCCTTATTTATTGTCGGCGGTTATCTGCGCTGCCGGGTCGGTTCTGTTTTCCTGACCGTTGCCAATCAGCAGCGGGAGAAAGCCGGTTTAGAAAACATTCAGCATCATGACACCGAAGCGCCTATCCGGGCCGCGATTGAAGCGCTTCGCGAGCTGATCAAAGCTGATCAAAAACGCTAA
- a CDS encoding NTF2-like N-terminal transpeptidase domain-containing protein — MSKKQGIPTGTAMAMIGLILVIVIGASAGVLTLVNAKMSAYEKTMPNAALEAYMKKIEKQDYSELYEQFQTRTGSLSSEADFNATMNTIYGNVDFQDLSYVKDDKTAEGHEGTYGVYSDGKKVSTLNLRKENDAWQVETIMQSSGNLSYLIDAPAAAQVKVNGILLGSDYVKETQVPAGTFDRYKTSSAAPSVTRYEISELMSEPEISADGYKVVKDAYEERFYVGSEAAGEVKNAGEKTMIAIAEAAARYATGDGSLGTLTGYFLTGSEFATKIRTMDNQWYTSHAGVKFENSEVIDLIQIDDDDLVGKVIFDYTVLSNTYGNRTYHCGYQIVLTRSSGNWKAVDLVVNNDLNPANN, encoded by the coding sequence ATGAGTAAAAAACAAGGAATTCCCACCGGAACAGCCATGGCCATGATCGGGCTGATCCTGGTGATTGTAATCGGCGCTTCCGCTGGTGTACTCACCTTAGTCAATGCCAAGATGAGCGCTTATGAAAAAACGATGCCTAACGCCGCTTTGGAAGCTTACATGAAGAAAATCGAAAAACAGGATTATTCGGAATTATATGAACAGTTTCAGACACGAACCGGCAGCTTAAGCAGCGAAGCCGACTTCAATGCGACGATGAATACGATCTACGGAAATGTTGACTTCCAGGATCTCAGCTATGTCAAGGATGATAAAACGGCTGAAGGTCATGAAGGTACCTACGGTGTCTATTCTGACGGCAAAAAGGTTTCGACGCTGAATCTGCGCAAAGAGAACGATGCCTGGCAGGTAGAAACGATCATGCAGAGTTCCGGCAATCTAAGCTATCTGATTGATGCCCCGGCAGCCGCTCAGGTGAAAGTCAATGGCATTTTATTAGGCAGCGATTATGTAAAAGAAACACAGGTTCCAGCCGGCACCTTTGATCGCTATAAGACCAGCTCTGCCGCGCCTTCCGTGACACGTTATGAAATCAGCGAATTGATGTCGGAGCCGGAAATCTCAGCCGATGGCTACAAAGTAGTTAAAGACGCCTATGAAGAACGTTTCTATGTTGGAAGCGAAGCCGCCGGTGAAGTCAAAAACGCAGGTGAGAAGACGATGATTGCCATCGCTGAAGCCGCAGCACGTTATGCAACCGGCGACGGCAGTTTGGGAACATTAACTGGCTACTTTTTGACCGGCAGCGAATTTGCCACTAAAATCCGTACCATGGACAACCAATGGTATACTAGTCATGCCGGTGTTAAATTTGAAAACTCAGAGGTCATTGATCTGATCCAGATCGATGATGACGACTTAGTTGGCAAAGTGATTTTCGATTATACCGTATTGAGCAATACCTATGGAAACCGTACTTATCACTGTGGTTATCAAATTGTCCTGACGCGCAGCTCGGGCAACTGGAAAGCCGTTGACCTGGTCGTAAACAACGATCTTAACCCGGCCAACAACTAA
- a CDS encoding phosphodiester glycosidase family protein: MTKKRKAKKSGISAGALSGIILVMVLAGAGITGTLALNSIYRGPYKAYTQHLLETMEEGSLQYKAAGLFYSQAELEAIRNPQLADEEDKPTASESADKDAIEIIDLKGTTFEGKLMIVHDPSRVFVACNPNMDSGAPGYSVEKYIQDNNAIAGINAGGFEDAGGNGNGGTAYGIVIHDGKLISGRPNEFTPVIGINNANQLVVGDMTAQQALDYDIRDAVTFGPVFIKNWDVVFETGRHPGLNPRTVIGQRYDGAFLLMVLDGRQPSSFGSTYQDIIDIMQQYDAVNAANLDGGNSTVMVYDGETLNTTVSIKGDRRVPTAFIVK, encoded by the coding sequence ATGACTAAAAAAAGAAAAGCGAAAAAATCCGGGATCTCCGCCGGAGCGCTGAGCGGTATCATCCTGGTCATGGTCTTAGCTGGTGCTGGGATAACCGGAACTTTAGCGCTCAATTCGATCTATCGCGGACCTTACAAAGCGTATACGCAGCATTTGCTGGAAACCATGGAGGAAGGCAGTCTGCAGTATAAAGCCGCTGGGCTGTTCTATTCCCAGGCTGAGCTGGAAGCGATCCGCAATCCGCAGCTGGCAGATGAAGAGGATAAACCAACCGCTTCAGAAAGTGCGGATAAGGACGCCATTGAAATTATTGATCTGAAGGGAACTACTTTTGAAGGTAAATTGATGATCGTTCACGATCCTTCACGCGTCTTCGTTGCCTGCAATCCGAATATGGATTCCGGAGCACCGGGGTATTCCGTTGAAAAGTACATTCAAGATAACAACGCGATTGCTGGAATCAATGCCGGGGGCTTTGAAGATGCCGGCGGCAACGGCAACGGCGGGACAGCTTATGGTATTGTCATTCATGATGGAAAGCTGATCAGCGGCAGACCTAACGAATTTACACCGGTTATCGGCATCAACAATGCCAACCAGTTAGTCGTTGGTGATATGACTGCCCAGCAGGCGCTGGATTATGATATCCGCGATGCGGTTACCTTTGGTCCCGTCTTCATTAAGAACTGGGACGTCGTCTTTGAAACCGGGCGGCATCCGGGACTTAATCCGCGCACAGTCATTGGACAGCGTTATGACGGCGCCTTTCTGCTGATGGTTCTGGATGGCCGCCAGCCGAGCAGCTTTGGCTCAACCTATCAGGATATCATTGACATCATGCAGCAGTATGATGCTGTTAACGCCGCCAATCTGGACGGCGGTAATTCTACTGTCATGGTTTATGATGGCGAAACACTGAATACCACCGTATCGATTAAAGGCGACCGCCGCGTGCCAACCGCCTTTATCGTGAAATAG
- a CDS encoding diphosphate--fructose-6-phosphate 1-phosphotransferase yields MKISSLQSARYEYSPKLPGMLRHGIANIGVQEGEETQSAADQEVIKRLFPNTYGKKEITFVQGENTAEAKKQVVGVILSGGQAPGGHNVICGLYDALKAANTENVLYGFKNGPIGLIEDDYLIFDDAYINQFRNTGGFDIIGSGRTKLETNEQFAIVADVCKKHGITAIVIIGGDDSNTNAAVLAEYFAAHDTGVQVIGCPKTIDGDLKNEDIECSFGFDTATKTYSEIIGNIERDANSAKKYWHFIKVMGRSASHVALECALETQPNICLISEEVSAKKMSLSQIADYIADSVEKRAAKGMNFGVAIIPEGVVEFVPEFSALIQEINELLAGSKADAFNALATWSEKYAFIEKGLTKESMGVFAILPENIQQQLFLERDPHGNVQVSLIESEKLFSALVKDKLDERKKAGTYKGKFSALHHFLGYEGRCAFPSNFDSDYCYSLGYNAFMLIQYGYNGYLSKISNLSNPASEWTAGGMPITKMMNIERRHGEDKPVIKKALVELDGKPFKFFEAHREEWAVETSFVYPGAIQYYGPAEVCDITTKTLALEHE; encoded by the coding sequence ATGAAAATTTCATCGCTACAATCTGCTAGATATGAGTATTCACCGAAACTCCCAGGTATGTTACGGCATGGTATTGCCAATATTGGAGTTCAGGAAGGGGAAGAAACTCAGAGCGCAGCCGATCAGGAAGTAATCAAACGCTTATTTCCGAACACATACGGCAAAAAGGAAATCACATTCGTACAGGGTGAGAACACGGCAGAAGCCAAGAAGCAAGTGGTCGGCGTCATTCTTTCCGGCGGTCAGGCACCTGGCGGACATAACGTCATCTGCGGTTTATATGATGCTTTAAAGGCAGCGAATACGGAAAACGTTCTGTATGGCTTTAAAAACGGTCCGATCGGTTTGATTGAAGATGATTATTTGATTTTCGATGATGCTTACATCAATCAGTTCCGCAATACCGGCGGTTTTGATATCATCGGTTCCGGAAGAACAAAACTGGAAACCAATGAACAGTTTGCAATTGTTGCGGATGTCTGCAAAAAGCACGGAATTACGGCCATTGTCATCATCGGCGGAGATGATTCCAATACCAATGCAGCGGTTCTGGCGGAATACTTTGCGGCGCATGATACCGGTGTTCAGGTGATTGGGTGCCCGAAAACCATTGACGGCGATTTGAAGAATGAAGATATTGAATGCTCATTCGGCTTTGATACCGCGACCAAGACGTACAGCGAGATTATCGGAAACATTGAAAGAGATGCGAATTCAGCGAAGAAATATTGGCATTTCATTAAGGTCATGGGCCGTTCCGCTTCGCATGTTGCTTTGGAATGCGCACTTGAAACTCAACCGAATATCTGCCTGATCTCAGAAGAAGTTTCGGCTAAGAAAATGTCGCTTTCCCAGATTGCGGATTACATTGCGGATTCTGTCGAAAAGCGTGCGGCGAAGGGAATGAACTTCGGTGTCGCGATCATTCCGGAAGGCGTTGTTGAATTTGTACCGGAATTCTCAGCGTTAATTCAGGAAATCAACGAACTGCTTGCAGGAAGCAAAGCGGATGCATTCAATGCGCTTGCGACTTGGAGTGAGAAGTATGCGTTCATCGAAAAGGGACTGACTAAAGAATCGATGGGTGTCTTTGCGATTCTTCCTGAAAACATTCAGCAGCAGCTGTTCCTGGAACGCGATCCGCATGGCAACGTTCAGGTTTCACTGATCGAATCTGAAAAATTATTCTCGGCCTTGGTCAAGGATAAATTAGATGAGAGAAAGAAAGCTGGAACCTACAAGGGAAAATTCAGCGCCCTGCATCATTTCTTAGGTTATGAAGGAAGATGTGCATTCCCGTCGAACTTTGATTCAGATTACTGTTATTCGTTAGGCTATAATGCGTTCATGCTGATCCAGTATGGCTATAACGGTTATCTGTCAAAAATCTCCAACCTGTCCAATCCGGCCAGCGAATGGACAGCCGGCGGCATGCCGATTACTAAGATGATGAACATCGAAAGAAGACATGGTGAAGACAAGCCGGTTATTAAAAAGGCACTTGTTGAACTGGATGGCAAGCCGTTCAAATTCTTTGAAGCCCACCGTGAAGAATGGGCAGTAGAAACAAGCTTTGTTTATCCGGGCGCAATCCAGTATTACGGACCAGCGGAAGTCTGCGATATCACAACGAAGACGTTGGCACTGGAGCACGAATAA
- a CDS encoding AAA family ATPase has translation MTRGIILFGSSGSGKTTLGRKLAQELGYPYFDIDDYLWRKDTPIPFTCMYSRQEKAERLMHDISQFDHFVMAGSMDSFNAPFVPLFDLAVHVDADAALRRQRLHQREWEAFGERILPGGDMFDSHQRFLADSDRYETDGSPCRSRHLKWAASLPCRVLYLDGGRPLAKNLALILDAYQQLPVHACSVKIYK, from the coding sequence ATGACACGCGGAATTATCTTATTCGGTTCTTCCGGTTCCGGGAAAACAACCTTAGGCCGAAAACTAGCTCAGGAATTAGGTTATCCTTATTTTGATATCGACGATTATCTCTGGCGGAAAGACACGCCCATTCCCTTTACATGTATGTATTCCCGTCAGGAAAAAGCCGAACGTTTAATGCATGACATTTCTCAATTCGATCATTTCGTCATGGCCGGTTCCATGGACAGCTTCAACGCCCCCTTTGTACCGCTGTTTGACTTAGCCGTCCATGTCGATGCCGACGCTGCGCTGCGCCGTCAGCGGCTGCACCAGCGGGAATGGGAAGCTTTTGGAGAACGGATTCTGCCTGGCGGCGACATGTTTGATTCCCATCAGCGTTTTCTGGCGGATTCAGATCGTTATGAAACAGACGGATCTCCCTGCCGCAGCCGGCATCTGAAGTGGGCTGCCAGTCTGCCCTGCCGTGTCCTGTATCTTGACGGCGGCCGACCCTTAGCGAAGAATCTCGCTTTGATCCTGGACGCATATCAGCAGCTTCCTGTCCACGCTTGTTCAGTCAAAATTTACAAATAA
- a CDS encoding CPBP family intramembrane glutamic endopeptidase has translation MLILDALRSCLLAGVVLGLVPVVWWWFKGRKQAKFTLYFGLIRPKKTRQAAFMIGMYGLIWGMTHLPYLTQYTQPSASLYAGMGSAAILPILIISFIQTGFLEEFLFRGFLNKRLVSRFGVYRGVLLQGVIFGTLHVLLASNVTWLSGMIIFTTTLLGGLVLGLLSEKTFQGSILPGVFLHGLGNMIINLIQAFS, from the coding sequence ATGCTTATTTTGGATGCGCTGCGCAGCTGCTTGCTGGCAGGGGTGGTATTGGGTCTGGTTCCCGTTGTATGGTGGTGGTTTAAAGGCCGTAAACAGGCAAAGTTTACTCTGTATTTTGGTTTGATCCGGCCGAAGAAAACAAGGCAGGCTGCGTTCATGATTGGAATGTACGGCTTGATCTGGGGGATGACTCATCTGCCGTATCTTACGCAGTATACCCAACCCTCGGCCAGTCTGTATGCTGGAATGGGGAGTGCGGCAATCCTTCCGATTTTGATCATCAGTTTCATACAGACCGGGTTTTTGGAAGAATTTCTGTTTCGGGGCTTTCTGAACAAACGGCTGGTTAGTCGTTTCGGTGTTTATCGAGGTGTTCTCCTTCAGGGTGTTATTTTCGGTACTCTGCATGTCCTGTTAGCCTCAAACGTCACGTGGCTTTCCGGAATGATTATTTTTACGACGACCCTGCTTGGCGGCCTGGTGCTGGGCTTGCTTTCTGAAAAAACGTTTCAGGGTTCAATTTTACCAGGCGTATTTCTGCATGGATTGGGCAACATGATCATCAATTTAATCCAGGCATTTTCATAA
- a CDS encoding ACT domain-containing protein: MSEQYLIVNTKILPDFYEKVVAARDLVEQHKVKGVSEAVQRVGISRSTYYKYKDSIFSFSENARGRKAVLSMILTHQQGVLSEVLNELAAQHTSVLTINQSIPIHDHASVSLSLDISDLDCSIDEVLRSLKEKKGVTNVRLIDLE, from the coding sequence ATGAGTGAACAATATTTGATCGTCAATACAAAAATTTTGCCGGACTTCTATGAAAAAGTCGTCGCTGCCCGCGATCTGGTTGAGCAGCACAAAGTCAAAGGCGTCAGTGAAGCCGTCCAGCGAGTCGGCATCAGCCGCAGCACCTATTATAAATACAAAGACTCCATCTTTTCCTTCTCGGAAAATGCGCGCGGCCGCAAAGCGGTTCTGAGCATGATTCTGACGCATCAGCAGGGAGTTTTAAGCGAGGTTCTCAACGAGCTCGCTGCTCAGCATACCAGCGTTCTGACAATCAACCAGTCGATCCCTATCCACGATCATGCCTCCGTCAGCCTCTCCCTGGATATCTCGGATCTGGATTGTTCCATTGACGAAGTCCTGCGCAGCTTAAAGGAGAAAAAAGGCGTCACCAATGTCCGACTGATCGATTTGGAATAA
- the thrB gene encoding homoserine kinase, producing MIKVIVPATTANLGPGFDTLGLALDLEASFTFTLADQFAITGCPERFCNADNLVQRAYCRLFQKLNEEPLPVRITIDSPIPPSRGLGSSSACIIAGLCGANALLNEPVSALDLLRLACELEGHPDNVTPALLGGLKAAIVDQDCLLTADFTVSDRLHWAALVPDYELETQRARQALPAAIPHAQAAGALGKLAFLLKGLETADSALLEAAMNEPLHEPYRIPLIPEYDEVRQLCRDQGAAAVMISGSGPTLLAIFLDTLPEAALSLKLKTLSHHWQLLPCRVQQEGTRIEMKEDFHE from the coding sequence ATGATTAAAGTCATCGTTCCGGCCACCACGGCCAATCTTGGACCGGGATTTGATACACTGGGCCTGGCTTTGGATTTGGAAGCTAGTTTTACCTTTACTTTGGCGGATCAGTTTGCGATTACCGGCTGTCCTGAACGCTTCTGCAATGCCGACAACTTGGTTCAGCGCGCCTATTGCCGGCTGTTCCAAAAACTGAATGAAGAACCCCTGCCGGTGCGGATTACGATTGACTCACCGATCCCGCCCAGCCGAGGTTTAGGTTCTTCCTCCGCCTGCATTATCGCCGGTCTGTGCGGAGCCAATGCCCTGCTGAATGAACCGGTGTCGGCCTTGGATCTATTGCGGCTGGCCTGTGAACTGGAAGGTCATCCTGACAATGTCACCCCCGCACTGCTGGGCGGACTCAAAGCCGCCATCGTCGATCAGGACTGCCTTTTGACCGCCGATTTCACCGTCAGCGACCGGCTGCATTGGGCGGCGTTGGTTCCGGACTATGAGCTGGAAACCCAGCGTGCCCGGCAAGCGCTGCCGGCTGCCATTCCGCACGCTCAGGCTGCCGGAGCTTTGGGCAAACTGGCCTTTTTGTTAAAGGGCTTGGAAACCGCGGACAGCGCCTTATTGGAAGCCGCCATGAATGAACCGCTGCACGAACCCTACCGCATTCCATTGATTCCTGAATATGATGAAGTCCGGCAGCTGTGTCGGGATCAAGGGGCCGCTGCCGTCATGATCAGCGGGTCCGGGCCGACGCTCTTAGCGATATTTCTCGACACGCTTCCGGAAGCCGCATTATCCCTAAAGCTGAAAACGCTCAGCCATCATTGGCAGTTGCTGCCATGCCGGGTCCAGCAGGAGGGTACCCGCATTGAAATGAAGGAGGACTTTCATGAGTGA
- the thrC gene encoding threonine synthase codes for MKKSLRSTRSSQIQTDFWTAVQNGIAEDGGLYIPEDWQNKQLNVETLPDSYLQIAHAVLSCFTDELDPQTLTSFLHQAYDGRFEAEDVVALKPLGSDYLLELYHGPTAAFKDIALSLLPLFLNEAAARQENPAQTLILAATSGDTGKAALEGFKDRSGCELLVFYPDQRVSEIQQRQMLTSEGKNVGVCAVRGDFDDAQSAVKRCFADPQLSAELQAHHIRLSSANSINIGRLVPQIVYYFWAYRKLRRQGVLRNGQHLNFSVPTGNFGDILAGYYAKQMGLPVGKLIVASNANNVLTEFFTTGRYDCRRKLVKTTSPSMDILISSNLERLLAHESAPDDGSVSLYMEQLKQNGWYQIEPSLLTKLQRQFACGDCLDDQAAETIRKVYAQTAQILDPHTAVGVHVLRQLRQKGEVQDPCVILATASCYKFSRDVHEALFGHCDLDEWSAMEQLSARTGLPIPTALQGLREKNIRHTDKIEKDAIVDYVRQKVQVVKHD; via the coding sequence ATGAAAAAATCATTGCGCAGTACGCGCAGTTCACAAATTCAAACGGATTTTTGGACCGCTGTCCAAAACGGCATCGCCGAAGATGGCGGGCTGTATATCCCCGAAGACTGGCAAAACAAACAACTCAATGTTGAAACTCTGCCGGACAGTTACTTGCAGATTGCCCACGCTGTCTTATCCTGTTTTACCGATGAACTGGATCCGCAGACCCTCACATCTTTTCTGCATCAGGCCTATGACGGCCGCTTCGAAGCTGAAGACGTCGTTGCCTTAAAACCGCTAGGTTCGGATTATCTGCTGGAACTGTATCATGGTCCGACGGCGGCCTTTAAGGATATCGCGTTGTCGCTGCTGCCGTTATTTTTAAACGAAGCCGCAGCTCGTCAGGAAAATCCGGCGCAAACATTGATTTTAGCAGCGACTTCCGGGGATACCGGCAAAGCGGCGCTGGAAGGCTTCAAAGACCGCAGCGGCTGCGAACTGCTTGTCTTTTACCCTGATCAGCGGGTCAGTGAAATTCAGCAGCGGCAGATGCTGACCAGTGAAGGCAAAAATGTCGGCGTCTGTGCTGTCCGCGGGGATTTTGACGACGCCCAAAGTGCTGTGAAGCGATGCTTCGCCGATCCGCAGCTCAGCGCTGAGCTGCAAGCTCATCATATCCGGCTTTCCAGCGCTAACTCCATCAATATCGGACGGCTAGTTCCGCAGATTGTTTATTATTTCTGGGCCTACCGAAAACTGCGCAGACAAGGCGTGCTAAGAAACGGTCAACACCTGAATTTCAGTGTTCCGACTGGTAATTTCGGCGATATTCTGGCTGGCTATTATGCCAAACAGATGGGCCTGCCTGTCGGCAAGCTGATCGTCGCCAGCAATGCCAACAACGTCCTGACTGAATTTTTTACGACCGGCCGTTATGATTGTCGGCGAAAACTCGTCAAAACGACGTCGCCGTCCATGGACATTCTGATCTCCAGCAATCTGGAACGCTTACTGGCGCATGAATCAGCCCCGGATGACGGCTCAGTCAGTCTGTATATGGAACAACTGAAACAAAACGGCTGGTATCAGATTGAACCAAGCCTGTTAACGAAGCTGCAGCGTCAATTCGCCTGCGGCGACTGCCTGGATGATCAGGCAGCGGAAACGATCCGCAAGGTGTACGCCCAGACCGCTCAGATTCTTGATCCCCACACCGCCGTCGGCGTGCATGTTTTGCGGCAGCTGCGGCAAAAAGGCGAGGTTCAGGATCCCTGCGTCATTCTGGCAACCGCTTCGTGCTATAAATTCAGCAGGGATGTCCACGAAGCGCTGTTTGGACATTGTGATTTAGATGAATGGTCAGCCATGGAACAGCTCTCCGCCCGCACCGGCCTTCCAATTCCAACCGCTTTGCAGGGCCTGCGTGAAAAAAACATCCGGCATACCGACAAAATTGAAAAAGACGCGATTGTCGATTATGTCCGGCAGAAAGTGCAGGTTGTGAAGCATGATTAA
- a CDS encoding homoserine dehydrogenase — translation MKIAMLGWGTVARSLMDQLKQHPDDAIQTAAILIRKPHPRACPEMTYDYAVILENPEIDVVVEMIPGAEAAWNYCSQAMQAGKSVVTSNKAMVSAYFSQLLALAEKHKVQFRYDACVAGGIPWLRTLTALKQTDPLLSIEGIFNGTTNYILDHMERDRLSLAEGIAQAQQLGYAEADPSADLEGEDLARKLMISAGCAFGVLLHRDQFAVQGLQGLCAQDIEAFLAKDKRCRLISTLKQGSSGMQAGIEPVLLPFNAPLAQIRDNLNAGVLRTVNLGELTLIGQGAGGPPTAHAVLTDLLEILNDHPVSPLTLQETNLCENPEAVRYYIGTQAETAGLFAELTQEIRRSGGRTQLWTVPTANNRLKALIAQARAQDPQLFAARIEEEAR, via the coding sequence TTGAAAATCGCAATGCTCGGCTGGGGAACTGTTGCCCGCAGCCTGATGGATCAGCTTAAGCAGCATCCGGATGATGCGATCCAGACCGCAGCCATTCTGATTCGTAAGCCGCATCCGCGGGCCTGTCCGGAAATGACGTATGATTATGCTGTGATCCTGGAAAATCCGGAAATTGACGTCGTAGTGGAAATGATTCCGGGAGCTGAGGCGGCATGGAACTATTGCAGTCAGGCCATGCAGGCCGGAAAATCCGTTGTGACCTCCAACAAGGCGATGGTCTCAGCTTATTTTTCGCAGTTGTTAGCTTTGGCTGAAAAGCACAAAGTTCAGTTTCGCTATGATGCCTGTGTTGCCGGAGGCATCCCCTGGCTGCGCACGCTTACAGCTTTGAAGCAAACTGATCCGTTGCTTTCGATCGAAGGCATCTTTAACGGGACAACCAATTATATTCTTGACCACATGGAGCGGGATCGGCTGTCGCTGGCGGAGGGGATTGCCCAGGCGCAGCAGCTCGGGTATGCAGAAGCGGATCCAAGCGCAGATTTGGAAGGAGAAGATCTGGCGCGCAAGCTGATGATCAGCGCCGGCTGTGCCTTCGGCGTGCTGCTGCATCGGGATCAGTTTGCGGTGCAGGGGCTGCAGGGATTGTGCGCGCAGGATATTGAGGCCTTTCTGGCTAAAGATAAACGCTGCCGGCTGATCTCTACGTTAAAGCAAGGATCCTCAGGCATGCAGGCAGGGATTGAGCCGGTGCTGCTGCCTTTCAACGCCCCGTTGGCACAGATTCGCGATAATCTGAATGCCGGGGTTCTGCGCACCGTCAATCTGGGCGAATTGACTTTGATCGGACAGGGGGCAGGAGGTCCGCCGACCGCTCACGCCGTGCTGACCGACCTGTTGGAGATTCTGAATGATCATCCGGTTTCACCGCTGACGCTGCAGGAAACCAATCTTTGCGAAAATCCGGAGGCTGTTCGATATTATATCGGAACCCAAGCCGAAACCGCCGGCTTGTTTGCCGAGCTGACCCAGGAAATCCGCCGCAGCGGAGGGCGGACGCAGCTGTGGACGGTTCCGACAGCGAACAATAGGCTAAAAGCGCTGATCGCGCAGGCCCGCGCCCAGGATCCGCAGCTGTTTGCTGCTCGGATCGAGGAGGAAGCAAGATGA